The proteins below are encoded in one region of Metabacillus dongyingensis:
- a CDS encoding vitamin K epoxide reductase family protein, whose protein sequence is MFLLFLVIGFCVSTYLYLSSLLNVPIACPIIDSTSCMKVNESPYSRFHGMPVSLLGIIGYSMLLINLPLIDKRWGFLSFCLMIMSALAFSVYLMTVSIFVIKALCIWCAVSAGIICIIAGLCIWNILSCWADYFPLLKHTDDA, encoded by the coding sequence TTGTTTCTCTTATTTCTAGTTATCGGGTTTTGTGTTAGTACATATCTTTATCTTAGCAGTTTACTGAATGTCCCAATTGCCTGTCCTATAATTGATAGCACCAGCTGCATGAAAGTGAATGAAAGTCCTTATAGCAGGTTTCATGGAATGCCTGTATCGCTTCTGGGGATAATTGGCTATTCCATGCTATTAATAAATTTACCTTTGATTGATAAACGATGGGGGTTTTTATCCTTCTGCCTAATGATAATGAGTGCATTAGCATTTAGCGTGTACCTTATGACTGTCAGTATTTTTGTAATCAAAGCGCTCTGTATATGGTGTGCTGTTTCTGCTGGGATCATTTGTATAATTGCTGGATTATGCATATGGAATATCTTGAGCTGTTGGGCTGACTATTTTCCATTACTCAAACATACGGATGATGCATAA
- a CDS encoding DsbA family protein, whose protein sequence is MKNRKIIACLVIITILLFIAGVGNLLMSSNSSVASTKISSEELIENGYAFGDSDAPITLIEYTNFQCTYCKEQHSELNEEVERLINDGKLYYLMKHVSIEAYKNAEIVNERVNAISDKDSQLSVINRVFKEQEQWSEKNAGELERYFENANLQEKNPVKIKGKLESEVKKLGITSTPTTIINGQKFQGTLKKEEFLKYIETELE, encoded by the coding sequence ATGAAAAATAGAAAGATAATAGCATGTCTGGTAATCATTACAATTCTCTTGTTTATAGCAGGAGTTGGCAACCTATTAATGTCTTCAAATTCTTCGGTAGCTTCAACTAAAATAAGTAGTGAAGAATTAATTGAAAATGGGTATGCTTTCGGTGACTCGGATGCCCCAATAACATTGATAGAATATACAAATTTTCAATGTACATACTGCAAAGAGCAGCATTCAGAACTTAATGAGGAAGTGGAAAGACTAATTAACGATGGAAAGCTCTACTATCTGATGAAGCATGTATCTATTGAAGCTTATAAAAATGCTGAAATTGTAAATGAAAGAGTCAATGCTATTTCAGATAAGGACAGCCAGCTCAGTGTAATAAATAGGGTGTTTAAAGAACAGGAACAATGGAGTGAAAAAAATGCAGGTGAACTTGAAAGGTATTTTGAGAACGCAAATCTCCAAGAAAAGAATCCTGTCAAGATTAAAGGGAAATTGGAATCTGAAGTGAAAAAACTCGGAATTACATCAACTCCGACAACTATTATTAATGGACAAAAGTTTCAAGGGACATTAAAAAAAGAGGAGTTTCTCAAGTACATTGAAACAGAATTGGAATAA
- a CDS encoding ArsR/SmtB family transcription factor, with amino-acid sequence MNTTLLSALAEPNRLRIVELLRDGPLTVGEIADRLQIRQPLASKHLSVLYKSGVVEFYAEANRRIYKLRSEPFKALNIWLEQYREIWEEKLDSLELYLKELQNKKQ; translated from the coding sequence ATGAATACTACATTATTAAGTGCTCTTGCCGAGCCAAATCGATTAAGGATTGTTGAACTCCTTAGAGACGGACCTCTCACCGTGGGAGAAATTGCAGACCGACTTCAGATTCGCCAGCCATTGGCATCTAAACATCTAAGTGTGCTTTATAAATCAGGGGTGGTGGAATTTTATGCGGAAGCAAATCGTCGAATTTATAAGCTTCGTTCAGAACCCTTTAAGGCATTAAACATTTGGTTGGAGCAGTATCGTGAAATATGGGAAGAAAAACTCGACAGCTTGGAACTTTATCTGAAGGAGTTACAAAATAAAAAACAATAA
- a CDS encoding ABC transporter ATP-binding protein, which produces MIDILKVDNISKVYNKKVIAVDQVSFQVKTGEIYGLIGPNGSGKTTTINMITNFSKADTGEITINGLKGSSLAARSQFGYVPDELLIPETLTGFEYLSFMMKMYEVDDDYAMKELVKIFRIEDAMHSLIGGYSHGMKKKLQFIAAILHQPKLLILDEPFRGLDPEAVIIFKKLLGHYRAKNTAILIATHDLLSAQSLCDKVGIISKAELVEDGKIKDLLRKYSMNQLEDVFMAASGLSERGIEIDKVIGNL; this is translated from the coding sequence GTGATAGACATCTTAAAGGTAGACAATATTTCCAAAGTTTACAATAAAAAGGTTATAGCTGTTGATCAGGTATCTTTTCAGGTGAAAACTGGTGAAATTTATGGATTAATTGGTCCAAATGGTTCAGGAAAAACGACTACAATAAATATGATAACCAATTTTTCTAAGGCGGATACCGGTGAAATAACAATAAATGGATTAAAAGGTTCTTCTTTAGCCGCAAGAAGCCAATTTGGTTATGTTCCAGACGAATTATTAATTCCAGAAACATTAACAGGATTTGAATACTTGTCCTTTATGATGAAGATGTATGAAGTTGATGATGATTATGCAATGAAAGAATTGGTGAAGATATTCAGAATTGAAGATGCAATGCACTCATTGATAGGGGGATATTCTCATGGAATGAAGAAAAAACTGCAATTTATAGCAGCTATTCTTCATCAGCCTAAGCTGCTGATTCTAGATGAACCTTTTAGGGGATTAGATCCTGAGGCAGTGATTATCTTTAAAAAGCTTTTGGGGCATTACAGGGCGAAGAATACAGCTATTCTTATTGCCACACATGATCTGCTTTCTGCTCAATCTCTGTGTGATAAGGTTGGAATTATCTCAAAAGCCGAACTGGTGGAAGATGGGAAAATTAAGGATTTATTACGCAAGTATTCAATGAATCAACTTGAAGATGTATTCATGGCAGCTTCAGGTTTATCAGAAAGAGGAATCGAAATTGATAAAGTCATTGGAAATCTCTAA
- a CDS encoding Ger(x)C family spore germination protein — protein MKKIYTMLLCMMLLTGCSNYRELNELGLIIAMGIDHSQENNNGYRVTYQVVNPSQFSSTGDANGIPVINYSVEAKSIYEAYRLATTIIPRENNISHLSLIVIGEEVARDGLNLLFDAFERGENARTYMPVFIARGSSAEDILGVIEPIESNPTKSIISTSENNQKMYGVAKVMPVYEVISALSSEGTNLLLTGIKLNKELKSRNQTENLQDIEPSIIEINGLAIFNKDKLMNWYDREMARTAHLILSEVDSTSFPISCDGNKHITFTAKGIKSTIKTVIKPSPALQVNVTINGEIGETNCNIDISKTKVLKKLESDLEKEVINQIKQTIQFAQEAESDVFGFGNKLSKENPEYWKKHKKEWDKIFANAGVDVHVNTSIYNSGMLTDPYETK, from the coding sequence ATGAAGAAAATCTACACAATGCTTTTATGTATGATGTTGCTTACTGGATGTTCCAACTATAGAGAATTAAATGAATTAGGTCTGATTATTGCTATGGGAATCGATCATTCTCAGGAAAATAATAATGGTTACAGGGTTACCTATCAAGTGGTAAACCCCAGTCAATTCTCTTCAACAGGTGATGCAAATGGAATACCGGTTATTAATTATTCGGTAGAAGCTAAATCTATATATGAAGCATATCGTTTGGCAACTACGATCATACCGAGAGAAAATAACATCTCACATCTATCTCTAATAGTTATTGGTGAAGAGGTGGCGAGAGACGGACTGAATTTATTATTTGATGCGTTTGAAAGAGGGGAAAATGCAAGAACGTATATGCCGGTTTTTATTGCAAGAGGTTCGTCTGCTGAAGACATTTTAGGGGTAATTGAACCTATTGAGTCAAATCCAACAAAAAGCATCATTAGTACAAGTGAAAACAATCAAAAAATGTATGGGGTTGCAAAGGTCATGCCTGTATATGAAGTCATTTCTGCTTTATCCAGTGAAGGAACAAACCTTCTATTAACTGGGATTAAATTAAATAAGGAACTAAAATCGAGAAACCAAACTGAAAATTTACAAGATATAGAACCATCTATTATAGAAATTAATGGTTTAGCGATTTTTAATAAAGATAAATTAATGAATTGGTACGATAGAGAAATGGCTCGTACTGCTCATTTAATTCTATCAGAAGTAGACAGTACGTCGTTTCCCATATCCTGTGATGGAAATAAGCACATTACATTTACAGCCAAAGGAATTAAGAGTACGATTAAAACTGTTATAAAACCTAGTCCAGCTTTACAAGTTAACGTAACAATAAACGGTGAAATCGGTGAAACAAATTGCAATATTGATATTAGTAAAACAAAAGTGCTGAAAAAATTGGAAAGTGATTTGGAAAAAGAAGTTATAAACCAAATAAAACAAACAATTCAATTCGCACAAGAGGCTGAATCAGATGTTTTTGGGTTTGGAAATAAACTATCAAAGGAAAATCCTGAATATTGGAAAAAACATAAAAAAGAGTGGGACAAAATATTCGCTAATGCAGGTGTCGATGTTCATGTGAATACTTCTATATATAATTCAGGAATGTTAACGGATCCCTATGAAACAAAATAA
- a CDS encoding PhzF family phenazine biosynthesis protein, whose amino-acid sequence MSELSYVLVDVFTDQRFGGNQLAVFQSSIPLATNVMQKIARELNLSETVFIFPPSDQTKTKKVRIFTPQIELPVAGHPTVGTAFLLGLENWVETVQGVNEWILEEGVGDIHVTVYKEHDKITKAEMSQPIPKFGEVYHDTKVIADLLSLSVDEIDTNLPIQTISSGVPFLYIPVRSLDAMKRINFRNDVWQQSFSANKDTQHIFVFTLETVNPSSTVHGRMFAPAMGITEDPATGNASGPLGAYLIEHALIPFNENGTYTIRSEQGLEMGRPSFVDISISKEGNDYKQVKIGGACVKVGEGKIYI is encoded by the coding sequence ATGTCAGAATTATCTTACGTTTTAGTCGACGTTTTTACTGATCAAAGGTTTGGAGGTAATCAACTGGCTGTATTTCAATCCTCAATACCACTTGCTACAAATGTAATGCAAAAAATAGCCCGGGAATTGAACCTATCTGAAACAGTGTTTATTTTCCCGCCTAGCGATCAGACCAAAACTAAAAAAGTACGGATCTTCACCCCGCAAATTGAGTTGCCAGTAGCAGGTCACCCAACAGTAGGAACCGCATTTCTCTTAGGACTTGAAAATTGGGTAGAGACCGTACAAGGTGTTAATGAGTGGATTTTAGAAGAAGGGGTAGGAGATATTCACGTAACTGTTTATAAAGAGCATGATAAAATCACAAAGGCCGAAATGAGTCAGCCAATCCCGAAATTTGGAGAAGTGTATCATGATACCAAAGTCATTGCTGATCTTTTGTCATTGTCTGTTGACGAAATTGATACTAACTTGCCTATCCAAACGATTTCATCCGGTGTTCCTTTCTTATATATTCCTGTACGTTCACTAGATGCCATGAAACGTATCAACTTCCGAAATGATGTGTGGCAGCAATCTTTTTCAGCTAATAAGGATACGCAGCATATTTTCGTATTCACGCTAGAAACTGTAAATCCTAGTTCAACGGTACATGGCCGCATGTTTGCCCCTGCCATGGGAATTACTGAGGATCCCGCTACTGGTAACGCCAGTGGACCTTTAGGGGCTTATCTCATCGAACATGCACTCATTCCATTCAATGAAAATGGAACATATACCATCCGCAGCGAACAAGGTTTAGAAATGGGGCGTCCTAGTTTTGTTGATATTTCTATCAGTAAAGAAGGAAATGATTATAAACAAGTCAAAATCGGAGGAGCTTGTGTGAAAGTAGGGGAAGGAAAAATTTATATATAA
- a CDS encoding Gfo/Idh/MocA family oxidoreductase, translated as MYGEKGMLRLEDDPAYSLVAQYKTGEVVNCALEWIESNRKGGQTKSHVIDHFVDCILNGETPIITSEEGMRSQDVILAAVESNTTKLIVKVGV; from the coding sequence ATTTATGGTGAGAAAGGAATGCTTCGTTTAGAGGATGATCCTGCCTATTCGCTCGTCGCTCAATACAAAACTGGTGAAGTTGTCAACTGCGCACTAGAATGGATAGAGTCCAACAGAAAAGGCGGCCAGACAAAGTCACATGTCATCGATCACTTTGTGGACTGTATTCTGAATGGAGAGACGCCAATAATTACGAGTGAAGAAGGAATGAGGTCGCAGGATGTCATCTTGGCTGCTGTCGAGTCGAATACGACAAAGCTAATTGTGAAGGTGGGAGTCTAG
- a CDS encoding GNAT family N-acetyltransferase, whose protein sequence is MYKDYELMEIQTEVLFKIDHLKRITEINESTDLIAPFFFLGRTKEGNVIRFNKTFPDHHKIKIFEVVNNNQNNIELGNLIMNVSKLKQINKIWMGPAYVFPENFNMTSNAIKITNDNKELLRMGFPNLIQHFEKRQPVYAIIQNGIAVSVCCSARKSSRGAEASVETLDSYQGCGYGTSSVIAWANEIRKAALYPLYSTAWDNFSSQTIAKKLNLYKYGVDLHIS, encoded by the coding sequence TTGTATAAAGACTATGAACTTATGGAAATACAGACAGAAGTCTTATTTAAAATTGATCATTTAAAGAGAATAACAGAAATAAATGAGTCAACCGATTTAATAGCACCTTTCTTCTTTTTGGGTCGTACAAAAGAAGGCAACGTCATTCGGTTCAACAAAACTTTTCCGGATCATCATAAAATAAAGATATTTGAAGTAGTAAATAACAATCAAAATAACATAGAGCTTGGGAACTTAATTATGAATGTAAGTAAGTTAAAACAGATAAATAAGATATGGATGGGTCCTGCCTATGTTTTCCCTGAAAATTTTAATATGACTTCAAATGCAATTAAAATAACGAACGATAATAAAGAGTTATTGCGAATGGGATTCCCAAATCTTATTCAGCATTTTGAAAAGAGACAGCCCGTTTATGCCATTATTCAGAACGGAATAGCAGTTTCTGTCTGCTGCAGTGCAAGAAAGAGTTCAAGAGGTGCTGAGGCAAGCGTAGAAACTTTGGATTCTTATCAAGGTTGTGGATATGGGACAAGTAGTGTAATTGCCTGGGCAAACGAAATTAGAAAAGCAGCTTTATATCCACTTTATAGTACAGCTTGGGATAACTTCTCTTCGCAAACTATTGCGAAGAAATTAAACCTATACAAGTATGGGGTAGATCTGCACATAAGTTAG
- a CDS encoding Gfo/Idh/MocA family oxidoreductase, whose protein sequence is MKAGKHVYVEKPLSASIQEGKELLATAKKNGLLIGAAPDTFLGAGLQTCRTLIEKGAIGQPVAATAFMLKRGPENWHPNPAFFYQFGGGPMYDMGPYYLTAFISLMGPVKRVTASAGIPFLERTIMTGEDAGKKIPVQTPTHISGNVEFKSGAIGTIITSFNVLATQTPFIEIYGTEGIDFCSGSEHVCWAGKA, encoded by the coding sequence TTGAAAGCTGGGAAGCATGTCTATGTGGAAAAACCGCTCAGCGCTTCTATTCAAGAAGGTAAAGAATTGTTGGCTACAGCCAAAAAGAATGGCTTATTGATAGGTGCAGCGCCTGACACGTTTCTAGGAGCAGGACTTCAGACGTGCCGGACGCTCATTGAGAAAGGTGCAATCGGCCAGCCAGTTGCAGCTACCGCTTTTATGCTTAAGAGAGGACCGGAGAACTGGCATCCGAATCCTGCGTTCTTTTATCAATTTGGCGGAGGTCCGATGTATGACATGGGTCCTTACTACTTAACGGCATTTATTTCTCTTATGGGCCCGGTTAAGCGGGTTACCGCTTCTGCCGGCATTCCCTTTTTAGAACGAACGATTATGACGGGAGAGGATGCAGGAAAGAAAATACCAGTTCAGACACCGACCCATATTTCTGGGAATGTGGAGTTCAAAAGCGGAGCGATCGGCACCATCATCACAAGCTTTAATGTGCTGGCCACACAAACGCCGTTTATTGAAATCTACGGAACGGAAGGGATCGATTTCTGTTCCGGATCCGAACACGTTTGCTGGGCCGGTAAAGCTTAA
- a CDS encoding PqqD family peptide modification chaperone: protein MLTNKSIPAFPVDVVLKENCIEDLGLEKQHKIDRMAFYMLSKIDGKKTIEDLIEEIHDHFSDVKKKQIEKDLMNVFSLLEQHHLINFSNKLQDTLLSYFVTLTNRKYIPSAKRYNIQTLSFPAMVLFVLVRCAAQLLPLMVIVTLLSSIPFIVSKEAEAMTVIFYSLCIFFAIAVSISIHETSHLYFLRRSLQKNSIGFLKIGFMSFKIIRPAVNEQLIVAVSGPMITGGFGIAGAWACLMISDPFFHLVGLVCSGIFLLHLLNLLPFFNDGSKLYNEIFDQHNKSTSPPSKLRKKRYSF, encoded by the coding sequence ATGCTGACTAATAAAAGCATTCCAGCGTTTCCTGTTGATGTCGTGCTAAAGGAGAATTGTATTGAAGATTTAGGTTTGGAGAAACAGCATAAAATTGACCGTATGGCTTTTTATATGCTCTCCAAGATAGATGGCAAGAAGACAATTGAGGATCTGATTGAGGAAATTCATGATCATTTTTCTGATGTAAAGAAAAAACAAATTGAAAAAGACTTGATGAATGTGTTCAGCCTGCTCGAACAGCATCATCTTATAAATTTTTCCAATAAACTGCAAGATACACTTTTGTCTTACTTTGTGACATTAACAAATCGAAAATATATTCCATCTGCTAAACGATATAACATCCAAACCCTTTCATTTCCTGCAATGGTTTTGTTTGTTTTAGTAAGGTGTGCAGCTCAGCTCCTCCCTCTTATGGTAATAGTTACGCTGTTAAGCTCCATTCCATTTATAGTAAGCAAAGAAGCTGAAGCGATGACTGTGATTTTTTATAGCCTTTGCATATTTTTTGCTATCGCGGTAAGCATCAGTATCCATGAAACCTCACATCTTTACTTTTTGAGGCGCAGCCTGCAAAAAAATTCAATTGGCTTTTTAAAGATTGGATTTATGAGTTTTAAGATCATTCGTCCTGCGGTAAATGAACAGCTTATTGTGGCCGTCAGCGGACCAATGATAACCGGAGGTTTCGGAATAGCTGGGGCCTGGGCATGTTTGATGATTTCTGATCCGTTTTTCCATTTAGTGGGTTTGGTTTGTTCTGGCATTTTTTTGCTTCATTTGTTAAATTTGCTGCCTTTCTTTAATGACGGAAGTAAATTGTATAATGAAATTTTTGATCAGCATAACAAAAGTACATCGCCTCCTTCTAAACTCAGAAAAAAACGCTACTCATTTTAG
- a CDS encoding spore germination protein: protein MFRKNNNIIPISENVDENIKTLENEFGNSADLSIRKLNFSTNINVSIIHIEGIVDEQSMNENVIKPIIQLLKEIESANTTKDLADHIIQIISAASITIILDWSELLDRILAGCTVILINGCSKAIAVGTQKIQSRSITEPTTQTVIKGPKDSFTENISTNISLVRARIQNSKLRLERTKVGSVTKTDIGIMYIEGIADKNMVIEAVSRIKKIEIDGILDSNYIEEVVRDNRKTIFPLLQNSERPDTVVANLLEGRIVILIQGTPFVLILPVYFIQFFQSPEDYYENNIFSSFLRLIRIGSFFVNMYASAIYLALITHHHGLIPTTLMVSLMAQRERVPFPAIVELIIMELAFEVLREAGVRMPRAIGPAVSIVGALILGQAAVEAGFVSAAIVIIVATSAISSFTIPNTSIVNVARGLRFIIIFSSAFIGFYGILLISLCILLHICSLRSLGVPYFAPFAPLRIGGQRDGLIRFPIFSRLRNHR, encoded by the coding sequence GTGTTCCGAAAAAATAATAATATTATTCCAATAAGCGAGAATGTAGATGAAAACATCAAAACCCTAGAAAATGAATTCGGAAACAGTGCCGATTTATCTATTAGAAAACTCAATTTTTCCACTAATATAAATGTATCCATCATACATATTGAAGGTATCGTAGACGAACAAAGCATGAATGAAAATGTGATTAAGCCAATTATACAACTTCTTAAAGAAATCGAGTCTGCCAATACTACAAAAGACTTGGCAGATCATATCATTCAAATTATATCTGCAGCCTCCATCACTATTATTTTAGACTGGTCTGAACTCTTAGATCGTATTTTGGCCGGATGTACAGTGATTTTGATAAATGGCTGCTCAAAGGCAATAGCTGTTGGTACACAAAAAATTCAATCTCGTTCTATTACTGAACCAACTACCCAAACAGTAATTAAAGGACCGAAGGATAGCTTTACAGAGAATATAAGTACAAACATTTCATTAGTTCGTGCTCGAATTCAAAATTCTAAATTAAGGCTTGAACGTACAAAAGTAGGAAGTGTGACAAAAACGGATATTGGCATTATGTATATTGAGGGAATTGCGGATAAGAACATGGTTATAGAAGCTGTGTCTAGGATAAAGAAGATTGAGATAGACGGCATACTTGATTCCAATTATATAGAAGAGGTAGTCCGAGACAACAGAAAAACAATTTTTCCTCTTCTGCAAAATTCTGAGAGGCCGGATACTGTTGTTGCGAATTTATTAGAAGGCAGAATTGTTATTCTCATACAAGGAACACCATTTGTCTTAATTTTACCGGTCTATTTCATCCAGTTTTTTCAATCACCAGAAGATTATTATGAAAACAATATTTTTAGTTCTTTTTTACGATTAATTCGAATTGGCTCATTTTTTGTGAATATGTACGCGTCTGCTATCTATTTAGCTTTAATTACACACCATCATGGATTAATCCCCACTACATTAATGGTTTCGTTAATGGCCCAAAGAGAAAGGGTTCCTTTTCCGGCAATCGTTGAATTAATAATAATGGAACTTGCATTTGAAGTGCTAAGAGAGGCTGGAGTACGTATGCCTAGAGCAATTGGTCCTGCTGTTTCCATTGTAGGAGCACTCATTTTAGGTCAAGCAGCGGTTGAGGCTGGATTTGTTTCTGCTGCAATTGTTATCATTGTAGCCACTTCTGCCATTAGTAGCTTTACGATTCCGAATACAAGTATTGTAAATGTTGCGAGAGGGCTGCGTTTTATAATTATTTTCAGCTCTGCTTTTATTGGTTTTTATGGAATTTTACTAATTTCATTATGTATTTTACTGCATATATGTAGTTTACGATCGTTAGGTGTACCTTATTTCGCTCCTTTTGCACCTTTAAGAATAGGTGGACAAAGAGATGGTTTAATTCGTTTTCCAATCTTTTCGCGCTTAAGAAATCACCGGTAA
- a CDS encoding SRPBCC domain-containing protein — MFTKTEITRSFNAPRELVFKAFTESEHLQNWWGPKGWAFNISKFELRQDGVFHYSQISPDGNVMWVKFVYHEVNAPEKLVYTSFFSDENGNIVRAPFNDNWPLEILNTFTFTEHEGKTILTMIGAPVSPTEEEMKTYEELQEMVQEGFSGTFVQLAVYLSNISEN; from the coding sequence ATGTTTACAAAAACCGAAATCACCCGTAGTTTCAACGCTCCTCGTGAGCTTGTATTTAAGGCATTTACCGAATCAGAACATCTGCAGAACTGGTGGGGCCCAAAAGGATGGGCTTTTAATATTTCTAAGTTTGAACTTCGCCAGGATGGTGTCTTCCATTACAGCCAGATATCTCCTGACGGTAATGTAATGTGGGTCAAATTTGTATATCATGAAGTAAATGCTCCAGAGAAACTCGTTTACACCTCTTTCTTTTCTGATGAAAATGGTAACATCGTACGTGCTCCTTTTAACGACAACTGGCCATTGGAAATTCTCAATACTTTTACATTCACCGAGCATGAAGGTAAAACAATACTTACGATGATTGGGGCACCTGTATCCCCAACTGAGGAGGAAATGAAAACTTACGAGGAGTTGCAAGAAATGGTTCAGGAGGGCTTTTCAGGAACCTTCGTTCAACTGGCTGTTTACCTCTCAAATATTTCAGAAAACTGA
- a CDS encoding GerAB/ArcD/ProY family transporter translates to MSKIKIDGIQLFCIMVLFMFGTAVFLDLGSGAKQDAWIVTLISPFAGLILFTVYVQLHKRFPDLPLTEYVRKIWGKYIGGIIGYFYIIYFIYIASRVLRDFEELLISAPYNNTSIITIGICMTFVLIYSVNLGIEVFTRAACICFIMVAFTLFILNIFYVIGDLIHFENVKPILADGWKPILKELIPLNITVPYGELIILSMIFPYINKQTKLIKVGSMAVVFVGLYLTLNTLLLICILGTDVQSRSAFPALTAVSYINIAGFIQRLDTFVILLVVILAFIKVSIFFFCAVIGMNNLFKLKPSLFSTYFVGAIIYISSIIIAPSYQNHLDEGLKKVPYLLHIPFQIVIPALLLITVFIKGKIKQVLS, encoded by the coding sequence TTGTCCAAAATAAAAATTGATGGCATTCAATTATTCTGTATTATGGTTCTTTTCATGTTTGGGACAGCGGTTTTTTTAGATTTAGGCAGTGGAGCAAAACAAGATGCGTGGATCGTAACTCTAATCTCACCTTTTGCAGGGTTGATCTTGTTTACAGTTTATGTACAACTCCACAAGCGTTTTCCAGATTTACCCTTAACGGAATATGTTAGGAAGATATGGGGGAAATATATTGGAGGCATAATAGGTTACTTTTATATCATTTATTTTATTTATATCGCATCAAGAGTTTTACGAGACTTTGAGGAATTATTAATTAGTGCGCCATACAATAATACTTCGATTATTACAATTGGTATTTGTATGACGTTTGTCTTAATCTACTCAGTGAATTTAGGTATAGAAGTATTCACAAGGGCAGCTTGTATATGTTTTATTATGGTTGCTTTCACTTTATTTATATTAAATATCTTTTATGTAATAGGTGATTTAATCCATTTTGAAAATGTAAAACCCATTCTTGCAGACGGATGGAAACCGATACTAAAGGAATTAATACCGTTAAATATAACGGTTCCTTATGGGGAATTAATTATTCTCTCTATGATATTTCCTTATATAAATAAACAAACGAAATTAATAAAGGTTGGAAGTATGGCGGTTGTATTCGTGGGTTTGTATTTAACATTAAACACACTTTTATTAATTTGCATACTGGGTACTGACGTCCAATCAAGATCTGCATTTCCTGCCCTTACAGCAGTTAGCTATATAAATATTGCGGGATTTATCCAGCGATTAGATACTTTTGTCATTCTATTAGTTGTGATCTTAGCATTTATAAAAGTATCAATATTTTTCTTTTGTGCAGTCATTGGAATGAACAACTTGTTCAAATTAAAACCCAGTTTGTTTTCTACTTATTTTGTAGGAGCAATCATTTATATATCGTCAATTATCATTGCACCTAGTTACCAAAACCATTTAGATGAAGGGCTAAAAAAAGTTCCTTATCTTCTTCATATACCTTTTCAAATAGTTATCCCGGCACTATTATTAATTACAGTTTTTATAAAAGGAAAAATAAAACAAGTTCTTTCATAA